DNA sequence from the Nicotiana tomentosiformis chromosome 3, ASM39032v3, whole genome shotgun sequence genome:
CAACAATATAAAGAATAAATTTATTAAGAAAAAATAGGATATggagtagaattattatataaaagagtagggtaaaaaataaaatataattatttaaaaataagaaAGGGTAGAATGTGATAAAAAAAGCAAGGTAATAACGCCACTACACTAAATATGTCGTTCTATAAAGTGCATTTTTCGTCGCTACATAACCACGAATTTAACGATATAACCAcaaatttaacgatacgatataataaaatttaagtaacaatcaaaacacaaTACTATATAATACAATAGACAAGTTGTCAGTCTGCGCTGTATATCAGTCAATTAACTATAATCATACCTGATGTTATTTGGCTACTGAAACAAAGATGCTAATCCTTGTTATACTTATTGATGATGCGCCAAGTATTATAAAACTGATTAACTTGTATCCACAGTGCAGTACATAATAGGTTTTAACATTACTAGAAAAAAGCCTGACAACCTGGAGAAATAAAACCAGTAAATTGTTATCATAATTAACAAATAAATGTTCTCAATTGCCGCTAAATCAAGGATTTACAGGGTAAAGCACCACCTTCGTCCATAATTTCCCCCCTCCCAAATTCACATTAGAAACACCAAAACATCACCGAAAAACCCCAAGTAGCCGAAACACAGGCCTTAAGTAATTCAACAACTTACAACAGCAAGGAGGGACAAACACAATAACTGACTACAGAAATCAACCTGAAATGTCAATGGACTTCATTTCCGGTTTGTTGGCGTTCTCTTTCGGGACCGTAACAGTCAAAACACCATTCTCCATATTAGCCTTCACCTGATCCACCTTAGCATTCTCCGGGAGCCTGAAGCGCCTCACAAATTTACCACTGCTCCGCTCCACGCGATGCCAGGTGTTACCCTTATCTTCCAATTCCCTCTGCCTCTCCCCACTGATTTGCAGGATCCGATCATCTTCCAACTTGACCTTCACCTCTTCTTTCCTTAGCCCAGGGACGTCAGCCTTGAATACATGTGCATTTGGGGTCTCCTTCCAGTCAAACGATGTCGTATCGGATGACGATGATGGGAAGTTTGAACGGAACTGGTCGGAAATAGAACGGAACAACGGCCATCCCTCGAATGGGTCCCAAGCGTCGAGAGAAAATGGATCGAAGACGCTGGATCGGCGGCCAAAGAAACTTGGTATGATTGACATGATTGGTCGAAATTGCTATCTTTAGTGGCTTTACTTCGGATTCTATGGCGTTAGCGATGGGAGTGGGCGCTATATATGCCTGGATTAACTGCCCACACTCGGGAGAGTTCTACTTCCAGAGCTACTACACGGTGTTGGCTAATTGTTCAAAAGGACAAAAGTCTGTACTATTTCTATTTTACCTCATATTGTGAAAGTTCTTCTTTCTTAGTTTTCCCTGCCGTTTAGCTTTTTATTTGTTAGTTTTCATTTTCTAAATAAGGAACCATTTCTCCTATATTGCTTCTTCCTTCTTGTTGAGGGTTCATTATATTTAGATATCTGCTATGCAGAAGAAACATTAATGCgacactaataataataataataataataattattattattattattattattattattattattataagcaaCAGTAATGCAAGTTACCCTCTCACAGCTTcaaataaaatcaaggccataatTGGCAAACATATGGTAACATATTTTGGCACTTTACAGGTGAATTAATGTTTGTTTACAGTAGAACTACTGATTGAAATTTCACAAAGCATGCTCAGCTATCACATTTAAATGTATAACAAGTTAACAAGATATCTAACTGAAAAATCACCAAATAAGGTACCTTTACATGCCCAAATTTCTCGAGCTGACGCCAATTTGTTGGTTGGCTATGATGTTAGTTCGTATACTATCCTGGCAAATATGTCTGAATATCTTTGTATAAGGTAAAATCGATTCATAATAAATGGTCGAATGATAGCATGACATGTGGAACCGAAGACAGACAAAAGgcgaatcaagtaacaatcagtACCGGGAACAACAATTACAATTGACATCGGGTAAACCCCAAAGGGGGAATGGTCAGCGGGAGCAGATCGATTATTTGTCATCAaatagcattcaatgaagaatattatCAAATATTAGATGGGCAGTcgttgcagagaatatttgcattcatgacCTATAGTTATATATTCATCAATGACtcctttattatcatttaagtggGCTTGATACTAGGATCCTGTTTTCCTAGGTGTAGCTACAAATAGCAGGCTCAACGGTCATTATAGGACACAAAATTCTTGGCAAAATATATGTTGTATTTCATTTTCGCTCTCAATTAAACAACTTTATTTGCTCTTTTACATTGCTCTCATTTCTGTCCTCGGAGACACTACTCTCGCAGCCACACTTGTCATCTTCTTCAATTTAAATTGCTAACTTACTTTTAATCTTATCTcattatcatttttggatcaaatcagttcgcttaTCTATAAACCAGTAACAAATTTAACAGTACCATTTTACTGGTAAATAATTTGGCATCCACTGTGAGAct
Encoded proteins:
- the LOC104086980 gene encoding 17.3 kDa class I heat shock protein-like; protein product: MSIIPSFFGRRSSVFDPFSLDAWDPFEGWPLFRSISDQFRSNFPSSSSDTTSFDWKETPNAHVFKADVPGLRKEEVKVKLEDDRILQISGERQRELEDKGNTWHRVERSSGKFVRRFRLPENAKVDQVKANMENGVLTVTVPKENANKPEMKSIDISG